In Acaryochloris marina S15, a single genomic region encodes these proteins:
- the kdsB gene encoding 3-deoxy-manno-octulosonate cytidylyltransferase gives MNILAVIPARYQSQRFPGKPLVMLDERPMVQWVYEAAKSCDFFQDAVVATDSDKIADCVKGFGGKVVMTRDDHLTGTDRVAEVAGFYDDMDVVVNVQGDQPFVTPEALEQLVRPYREGERPEMTTLGCPLDMEEDYASPNAVKVLCDRNGHALYFSRSPIPYFRTPGTVPVYHHLGLYAFRHDFLMQYSQLEPTPFETCEGLEQLRVLEYGYAIKVCQTQKAAIEINTPEDLVKAQLFIQQGMTS, from the coding sequence ATGAATATTCTTGCGGTCATTCCTGCCCGCTATCAATCCCAACGCTTCCCTGGCAAACCCCTAGTGATGCTAGATGAGCGGCCTATGGTTCAGTGGGTCTATGAAGCCGCTAAAAGCTGCGATTTCTTTCAAGATGCAGTGGTGGCCACGGACAGTGACAAAATTGCCGACTGTGTGAAAGGGTTTGGCGGCAAAGTAGTGATGACCCGGGACGATCACCTCACGGGCACCGATCGCGTCGCCGAAGTCGCTGGCTTCTACGATGATATGGATGTCGTCGTCAATGTTCAGGGGGATCAGCCCTTTGTTACGCCAGAAGCCCTCGAACAGCTGGTTCGTCCCTACCGGGAGGGAGAACGACCCGAGATGACCACCCTGGGCTGTCCCCTAGACATGGAAGAGGATTACGCCAGCCCAAATGCAGTGAAAGTACTTTGCGATCGCAACGGCCATGCCCTCTATTTTTCCCGCTCTCCCATTCCTTACTTTCGCACCCCAGGCACGGTACCGGTTTATCACCACTTAGGGCTCTATGCTTTTCGCCATGACTTCCTAATGCAATATTCTCAACTCGAACCGACGCCCTTTGAAACCTGTGAAGGTCTAGAGCAATTGCGAGTTTTAGAGTACGGCTATGCCATTAAGGTTTGCCAAACCCAAAAAGCAGCGATTGAAATTAATACCCCCGAGGATTTAGTTAAAGCTCAGTTATTCATCCAACAAGGAATGACCTCATGA
- the kdsA gene encoding 3-deoxy-8-phosphooctulonate synthase: protein MIRTQVTDTLAIGDGCPLTLLSGPCVIESEDFTLKMATSIARICEKLGISYVFKSSFDKANRTSVSSFRGHPMEEGLRILQRVKDEVGVPIVTDIHESHQAAPVAEVADILQIPAFLCRQTDLLMAAAATGRTINVKKGQFLAPWDMKNVVSKLESGGAKNILLTERGTSFGYNALVVDFRSLPQMRSFGYPIVFDATHSVQMPGGQGSSSGGQREYAPYLARAAAAIGIDALFMEVHENPDQAPSDGPNMIPLHQLEDVLRPILEVHNVLKTTQPVLA from the coding sequence ATGATCCGTACTCAAGTGACTGATACATTAGCCATCGGCGATGGATGTCCGCTGACACTGCTGAGTGGTCCCTGTGTGATTGAATCTGAAGATTTCACCTTGAAGATGGCCACGAGCATCGCTCGCATCTGTGAGAAGCTGGGCATTTCTTATGTATTCAAATCCTCCTTTGATAAAGCCAACCGCACATCCGTTAGCTCCTTTCGGGGCCACCCCATGGAAGAAGGACTAAGAATCTTACAGCGGGTCAAGGATGAAGTCGGCGTCCCCATCGTCACGGATATCCATGAAAGCCACCAGGCCGCTCCCGTCGCCGAAGTTGCCGATATTTTGCAGATCCCTGCTTTTTTATGTCGCCAAACCGATCTACTCATGGCGGCAGCCGCCACAGGTCGCACGATTAATGTCAAAAAAGGGCAATTTTTAGCCCCCTGGGACATGAAAAATGTGGTGAGCAAACTGGAGTCTGGCGGCGCTAAGAACATCCTGTTAACAGAGCGCGGCACTAGCTTCGGCTATAACGCCCTCGTTGTTGATTTTCGGTCTCTGCCCCAAATGCGTAGCTTTGGTTATCCCATTGTGTTTGACGCCACCCACAGCGTCCAAATGCCTGGAGGCCAGGGCAGTAGCTCCGGTGGCCAGCGGGAATATGCCCCCTATCTCGCTCGGGCAGCCGCCGCCATTGGCATTGATGCCTTATTTATGGAAGTGCATGAGAATCCCGATCAGGCCCCCAGCGACGGTCCAAACATGATTCCGCTCCATCAGTTAGAAGATGTGTTGCGGCCCATCCTTGAGGTGCATAACGTCTTAAAAACGACTCAACCCGTATTAGCTTGA